The sequence below is a genomic window from Lycium ferocissimum isolate CSIRO_LF1 chromosome 9, AGI_CSIRO_Lferr_CH_V1, whole genome shotgun sequence.
AAGAAATAAGGCTTTTAATTTTAAAGGGGAATTTTCCCAATTTTAAATGCATTGGGCCGGACGCATAATGATAAGTCCataataatactaatcctaTAAACAAAATCCATTATAAAATAATCCTATAATATAAATAGTCAACCTTGAGATTAAGCCACTAGTTGATTTTAGGAAAATATTTACTATGAATAGTAACaagtattttaaatttgaattgcCATACAATAGTTTTTGAATGTTAACAGTATATTACTTTTAAGTTTTGCCTCTAAATTATAAAATCTAGTGTAATCTCTCCACTTTTGTCACAtagaaatttaaataattaaaattaaacctcaaattttattttgaaaataaaagagaatatttgaatttcTTCTTCTCTATAAATATCCACGCTATTTATTTTATCTGAGAATATCATTACTTAATGCACTAATACTAGAAATAGCTACATGTACGTTAAGCTAGAATAAATAAATTTGGAGTTagaatttaaattgaatttggcAGTATAATTCATGTATCAGTTGAATAATACAACTCTTTTGGTCTATTTTACGAACTGTTTACTAATTACTAATACTAGTTATGTACTAATTCGAACTCTTATTTTAAATTACACTGTCTAAATATTCAAACTAAAggtaaaattttataaaatagtgTTCTGTTCCAATCAAAACTCTTTGCGCCGATTCACTGTCACCCTAAAACATCAGATAAAATCTGTATAATGAAGTATTTGAAAAGAAACAAACTCTTTATGATAAGAACAATAGATATAACAAAATTTTAACCTAAGAAGGTAATCTCGAgtctatatatatttacatactaTTACCTTCTGCTTCATACTTCAAACGTATaacacaagaagaagaaaaaaaaaaaaaaaagatggctGGAGGTGGTGGAATAGGGCCATCAAATGGCAAGGCATATCCTGGAGAACTCACCTCTAAAGTTTTAGTTACTTGTATTGTTGCTGCTATGGGTGGTTTAATATTTGGTTATGACATTGGAATTTCAGGTTAATAtttgtttcaactttttttttttttcctcagtTCATATACTTATGTTTTGCATCGGATCACTATAGTGTAACATATTATGGCAAGTTACATGATTCAAGTTATAGCAAGTTATGTTGTTATGGTGACGTACGCAAGATCTGTATCAATAATAAAAATTTGAAGACGTGAAAAGACGAATAAATCActatcatgtcatattttatacttacacccaatatttttattttgcttaattTCTATATCTAGATATCTTGTAAAATAGTTTGACGAAACGGGGTCACTTGACACTGCTTGAGGCATCGGATAATCCTTCCGTCCCGTGATACCCTTTGGGGCAAGGTGCAGGGGCGGAGGCACGTAGGGATGAGGGGGTCCCCTTCGGCAAAAAATAACACTatttatacatggttaaaatAAGTTTTTACGTATATATAGTAGGTGTTGAACACTCTTTggcttcttcgtgtgtttacttttttatattttgaacccccttagtgaaaatcttgGCTACGCCACTGACAGTATCCGCCCCGGTCACGTGACACCACTTGGGGCAAGGTATATCTGCCCTTGAGTTGTTAGGTTACCAATTAATGATTATTGCGGATATTTAACTGTTATTGATTCGattgtataaatatttaattattacaGTGTCCGTTAATAATAGTACTAACATagtgttaatttttttattttatttttttactaggCGGAGTGACATCAATGGAtgtatttttgaagaaatttttccCAGATGTGTATGCAAAGGAAGTACTGCACACAGTGTCAACAAATCAATACTGCAAATTCAACAGCCCAAAATTGACATTGTTTACATCATCTCTATATTTGGCTGCACTTGTTGCATCATGGGCTGCTTCAACTGTAACTAGAATTATGGGACGTAGATTATCTATGCTTTCTGGAGGACTTCTTTTTCTAATTGGCGCTATTGTCAATGGATGTGCCACAAATGTTGCTATGCTCATTATTGGTAGAGTCTTTCTTGGTTTTGGTATTGGTTTTGCCAATcaggtactttttttttcttcctaaaaATACTTTAATAGTATAATCAAGATGTTACAATCGGTTGAATAAGTCTGTTTTCTCCAAGTTTGACCACTGAATCGAACAGGAattcaagttttttttattatgaaGTAAAAATCTGGTTGTGAAATACAGTTATCAGTTGACAGAGTATTGTCTTTTTAATGATCATGAatgttttatcttattttgttttctttctgaTTTTGATTATTTGCCTTTTCCCAACCTGAGGTTACATAATAAGCATAATTTAGACACACCCTGAAGATTTTTGTATGCCTTTGACATTATATTAATAATGTGGAGTACATTTCAGTTCTATGTACTGACAGTGCAATATTATCTTTTTTACAGTCTGTGCCAGTGTACCTTTCGGAGATGGCACCCTACAGATACCGTGGCGCGTTGAACATTGTTTTTCAACTCTCCATCACAGTTGGAATTCTAGCAGCAAATCTTCTCAATTATTTCTTCGCGAAAATAAAAGGCGGATATGGCTGGCGTTTGAGTTTAGGAGGAGCAATTGTACCAGCATTGATATTCATCGTTGGTTCACTTTGCCTTCCTGATACACCAAATTCTCTAATTGAACGTGGCAAAGAGGCTGAAGCGAAATCAAGGCTGTTAAAAATCAGGGGAATTGACAATGTTGATGcagagtttaatgatttaatTGAAGCAAGTAAAAGATCAAATCAAGTGCAACATACTTGGACAATATTGTTGCAACGTAAATATAGGCCACAGTTGACATTTGCTGTGTTGATTCCTACATTTCAACAATTGACAGGGATGAATGTGATTATGTTTTATGCACCTGTTCTGTTTAAGACAATTGGTTTTGGGGCAACTGCTTCACTTATGTCTGCTGTGATTACTGGTCTTGTCAACTTTGTTGCTACTTTTGTTTCTATTCTCACTGCTGATAGAGTTGGAAGGAGATTTCTATTTCTTTTGGGTGGCATTCAAATGTTGGCTTGTCAGGTACTTTTACTATGACTAATTTCTTCCAATTAATTTCGTGTCGGAAAAATTGTTTTCATTTAACTATGGAAAACCCCCTTTCCGCATACTTGTATATCATAAGGAACTGGAATGACCTAATTTTTCACACCAGTCATTTAACCCTTTTTGTTACATGTTAAGCAAGAACCCGTTTCACTTGCATATCAGAAGGAACTCGAAAGACCTAATTTTTCACACTAGTCTTTCCTGGTTGACTCTATAACGTGATGGATTTTTGTAATGCTTTATCACATGATCATgaatttttgtaattaagtatgttttgaggcattttcttgaaaaagaactttTATTTACCTTTATGTCAGAAGCTTGTTGACTTTGACATATATTATTCACTTTTGAGTGATCGAGTCATTTTAATTGCAAGACTACAACAATGTTACTAGTGATTTCAATCCTATAAAACAACATTATACATGTGGACTATATATTGTTTGTATATAATTTTATCTTAGctcttttataattatttttatttttattttttgtacagATTATTATAGCGATTGCAGTTGCACTAAAGTTTGGAATAAGTGGGGATCCAGGGACATTGCCAAAATGGTACGCGGCAACCGTTGTGTTGTTCATCTGCATATACGTTGCTGGTTTCGCGTGGTCGTGGGGACCTCTAGGATGGTTAGTCCCTAGTGAAATCTTCCCTCTCGAGGTCCGACCTGCTGGTCAAGCTGTGAACGTATCGTTCAACATGATTTTCACCTTCTTCATTGCCGAAATCTTCACAGAAATGCTATGTGTTTTCAAGTTTGGACTCTTCATATTCTTCGCTTTTTTCGTCTTCgtcatgacattattcatcTACTACTTCCTTCCCGAGACAAAAGGGATTCCAATTGATGACATGGGCAAAATTTGGAGTGAACATAGATTTTGGAAAAGATATgttaatgaagaagatgataaTTCTCCCAAAAAATTGCAATCACCTGTGAGAGAGTACATCCAGGCTAAAGAGCAGATTCAGATGGTTGATAAACAAGTTTAAAGCAAGTGAAGAAGATTAGTtagattatttaatttattagtTACAGGCTATTAGTTTACAATGAAAATTAGagatatttttaagtttttatttatgtctacgtTTTTGTTTCTAGTTTTGTGGTTATTAAATGTGAATTTCAGAGTCTTGGTTATTGTTGCCATTATAATTCTCCCTTGTGttattttttcttccatttactttttttttttaaatattgcatCAAATCAGTTAAAAATTTCTTTCCTTAGCTTATCGCAATCTTCTTACAACTATTTTCACCTATCTCTTATCCCTGCCACATTTTTTAAAgtaggatttaagttatataacctaataATGTATGATAATTTATACATCATcaatacataaaatttaaactcgAAGAATAAAAAGTTTTACACTCAACTGCAGTGGAATATTGTAAGATATAAAAAGACTATATATGCTAAGTCTGTTTATCTGTGATAAGTCTCTTATCTCTGCGAGGTTTAAATCTAGAAAATTCGTTTTCTAAATAACTATTTGGCGTGGAAAAAAATCCTTTGGAAATCCAAAGAGTTGACGATTATTTAAAGAAGACTGTAGTAGTGCCTAAAACCGTCCTATAACCTATAAACTTGTTTGTCCAAGGTACATGTGGCAAGTCAAAAAATTCTATGTTAAGGGGAATGTATTCATCAAAAAAATCTAGTTTGtgaacttagtcaaatcttggACTTGACTTCACATAGGTATCACATTTCTTGGGCAATCTTACTCGTTTATTGCCAGTAAAACACAAGTTGTTCACATGTCCTTTCAACTATACTCACCAAATATATTTGTATTCATCTAGAAAAAACATCAAATTATCAGAATCTAGTTTTCTTACCTAGTTACCTTGTAATGATTTATTAAGGGGACTAATCTAGTTGTATATCCTAGTAAAATTCCGGAAAGGAATCTTTTTcagtataattaatttttccttatcaCATAATGAATTAGCTGCCGAAAGGAGGAGAAATATTGCTTTAGTACTTTAAAATGAATATCGCAGCCATATTTGTCAGTAAAAATTTCATGGCCCCGCATATTTGGACGCTGCCGTTTAAGCGCTAGCCAATGTCTCGTATGTAAACTTTAGACTAAACTGCTTCTCCTCCTCGTTCTTCTTTAAAAGCTTTTGATGTTGGTTAATAAATACTTCATGTCGATATTTGGGTTATTTGTTTTGTAAATATCAGGTACCAGGAGTGAAATCAAATAgatgaaatatagtgaaatgAAGGTACCACAGGTGATatgaaattaataaattaacaaaGTTCATATTACGAGTTTTAACTGTGTAAACTCTTTCTTTCGAAACTCTGCCTAACCATGGCCGACCCGCTCGagtaaaactattttttttttttttgtattaaagTGTTTGTCTATTTTGCTGTCTTTTCTTTAACCTATAATCCTGAGACAAGACTGTAAGAAAAGAATAACGGGGGAAGAGCAACGAATTGTGTATCTTAAAGCAGCTGAAGATTAGTCGTTAATTTGCCACCAAAAATTGCCCCAAATCGAACTTTAATTCTCTTGGAAACACAGTTATAATCCACAAACTAAATGTCTTTTTATGTATTAATATGGAAGAAGGAATGAAGAGAACTTGCTTCTCTATTTTTTAGTCATTGTACCTTATTGAAGACCAGAATCCCTTTATTAAAGGGAAGTGAACAACAGTTAACCAAAAACTGCCCCCACTACACTTCAATATATAGTAACTTCTCCAAAGaagttatttctttttctttttaatctaaTCTCTTTTATAACGGGTCGGGTCTGCCCACATGGAGCGACCCATGACCCATATTTAACTTCCAACATCTCCCACTTCACTCATGGTGGGCTAGACCCAAACCACTATCATGTTAATAACACACATAATTCATACAGACAAATAGTTTGTGCGACCTGCGAGCATCGTGACCTATACAAGAGCTCTACATAGGAATTCAACCACATGCGTAAAGAATCCACCATCAAATATAAGGATCATATTACTCGCAATACCCCAGACACCATTCGCTACTCCAATAGCTATTTATCCGATCCCTCATCCTCGAAAGAGGCAAACTCGAGTTCATGTTTAACTTTATATCCATAATTACACTTGACACCTTTATAGTAAGTGTAATGGCCGGCCTGTGAATACAAGTCAAATTACTA
It includes:
- the LOC132069452 gene encoding sugar carrier protein C-like, which gives rise to MAGGGGIGPSNGKAYPGELTSKVLVTCIVAAMGGLIFGYDIGISGGVTSMDVFLKKFFPDVYAKEVLHTVSTNQYCKFNSPKLTLFTSSLYLAALVASWAASTVTRIMGRRLSMLSGGLLFLIGAIVNGCATNVAMLIIGRVFLGFGIGFANQSVPVYLSEMAPYRYRGALNIVFQLSITVGILAANLLNYFFAKIKGGYGWRLSLGGAIVPALIFIVGSLCLPDTPNSLIERGKEAEAKSRLLKIRGIDNVDAEFNDLIEASKRSNQVQHTWTILLQRKYRPQLTFAVLIPTFQQLTGMNVIMFYAPVLFKTIGFGATASLMSAVITGLVNFVATFVSILTADRVGRRFLFLLGGIQMLACQIIIAIAVALKFGISGDPGTLPKWYAATVVLFICIYVAGFAWSWGPLGWLVPSEIFPLEVRPAGQAVNVSFNMIFTFFIAEIFTEMLCVFKFGLFIFFAFFVFVMTLFIYYFLPETKGIPIDDMGKIWSEHRFWKRYVNEEDDNSPKKLQSPVREYIQAKEQIQMVDKQV